AACCAGTCGCTCCACAGCCAGAACCAGGAGGGCATGGGATCGACGACGCCGGGGGCCAGATCGGGCCAGGACAGGTAGATCGCCGCGTCGCGTGTGAACATGCCGTGCTGGTGGTCGATGAGCGCTATGCCGGCGCGGCGCGCGGCAGCGCCGAGCGCCAGCTTCTCCAGGCCGATATAGTTCTGCACCATCACTGCGCGCGGCTCGATGGCCCGCAGCGCGGCGCTCCAGGCGGGCACCAGGGCGAGGATGCGCGCCCCCCAGGCCAGGCAGTCGAGCGGCTCGACGACCCGGCGGCCGAAGCGCGCGGCTATATCGGCTGCGATCGGCCGCAGCAGCGCCAGGAATGCCCTAACCTCCGCGTCCTTCAACCGTTGGGCGCGGTCGATCTCCTGGAAGAAGGCGATGCCCGCCTGCCCCGAATTGATCGACCCCCGGCCGATCGACGAAAGGCATTGCACGGAGAATTCTTCCGACAGCTCCGCAAGCCCCTCGGCGAGCGGGTCCGTGGGCCGGCCCTCGCGCAGGCTGCCGAAATCCTTGAAGGACTGGACGAGAAGCAGGTCAGGGCGGCGACGCCATTCGCCGAAGAGAAGCGCATCGCCGAGATGCGCGCGTTGCTCCGGCAGACAACCCCGCTCTGCCGCCGGTTCGGCGGCAGCCGGCATCGGAGCGCCGGCGTTCTTCAGCACAGCGTAGAGCAGCGCCAGACGGACCAGCGGCCACATGCCGATCCCGCCGAGTTGCAGGGAGCCTACCGGATGCCTGTCCATCAGCTCGAGCAGGATCGCGTTGGCGTCGTCGACCGTCACGACGACCTCTCGGCGATCAGCATCGGCAGGCGTCTCGCCGTGGTCTCCAGAACATAGGGTAGCGCAGATGGCGGGATGCCGGGATCCGCGGCGAAGGTTTCGAAGTCCGCCCAGGCCGCCTCCTGCCCGCCGGCGCGACACCACATGGCCCATGCAATGACGCTGCGTTTGCGGACAAGCGAGAACAGGAAGCGCAACCGACGCCGTCGCCGGTTGCCGCAAAGGTCGATGACGGGCTTCAGAATCTCCAGCCACCGCCCGTCGCCCGGCCTGACCAGCATGAAGACGAACGGGTTGCCGAGCAGGCGCGCAGCTTCGTCATATCTGCCGGTCATCGCGAGCAGCGACGCCAGCCCATGCGCCGTGGCTCCGGCGCTCCGCCGATACCGCCAGGCGTGCAGCGGAAAGGCAAGGCAGGTTCGCGAGAAATGACGCGCGACGCCGGCCGCCGCCTCGGGATTCCTGTCCTGCCGCAGAAAATCGGCGGCGGCCTCAAACCGGTTCGCCGGCCAGCCGCGCAAGAAGGTAACCGCCGAGCGCTTCGCCATCATCCTGCCGTGAGGCGGTCGATCAGTTCGACGGACTTCAGGTAGTCCGCGAGGTCGGCCGAGCCGGCGGGAACCATGCCTGTCCGCACGGTCTCGACGAACGCCAGCGCTTGTCCGAAGAAACCCGGCTTGAAGCGCGTATCTGGGCCGGATGCCCTGATCTCGGAACGCTGACGCCCCGGCGAACGGATGACCAGCGCCTCCTCGATCGGCGCATAGACGATGCAGAGGTTGTCCGCATAGGCCGTCACCCGCCACGGCCCTGGCGCGTACCACTGCGCGTTGTAGAGGCCTCGCGCCCCAGACGCGAAATCGACAAGCCCCGAATAGGATCGGTCCCACCAGTTGGCGACCGAATTGTTCGTCTGCACGGAATTTGCTTCGCCGGCAAAGAAACGGAAGAGATCAATGAGGTGCACGCTGTTTCCGAAGTGCCAGGCTTTGAGCGTCTCCTCGCCATAGCGGCCAGCGAGCGCCTTGATGTCCTCAGGCATGTGCACCTCGACGAACCGCGCGCCGCCGGCTTCGTCGAGAAGTCGCTTACCCTCGGCGATCACCTCGTAGTGACGTCGGTTGAGCGCCACCATGTTCGGCTGCGTGATGAGCGCCGCCGCGTTGCGTGTCTCCTCCAGGCTCATGCCGACGGGCTTCTCCATGAGGAGCGGCAGTCCGGTCCGAGCGGCGAGGAGCGAAACCTCGGCCATGTGGATCGCCGGCACGACGACGACGATCGCGTCGACGTCAGGCTTTGCCAGAAAGTCGGCGATGGTGCGCGCCTCGGCGAAGCCGTGCTCGGCACGGAAGCGCTCGGCATTCTCCAGGGAGCGCGAGGCGCAGACGCCGAGCCTCACGCCGTCGATGGCGGCAAACGCCGTGGCGTGCTGCGCCGCAATCGGTCCGGCGCCGATGAATCCCAGTCTCGTCATCAGATCTTTCCCGCAATGGCCTGTGGATGCGCTCCGGCAGCCAGCCGCGTCCAGCCATTCGGCTCAGCATCGGCCTGCTTCGGGAGGTCGTTGGTGTCGAGCCGCGACAGCCGATACGGCGCCTCAGAGGCCCGGTCGGCAAGCCCGACCTTGGCCGTAAACGCCGCTCTATAGCCACGCTCCTCCAGCAGCGCGAGCGTCGTCTCGTTGTAGTCTCCGTACGGATAGCAGTAGGTGCGCCCCGCCGACGGCACGCCGATCAGGTCAAGAAGCTCGTCCGCCCCGTCGATCTCCGCGCGCTGGCCGGCTTCGTCCAAGCGCGAATGCCAGAGGTGACGGTCGCCGTGGCCGCCAAAATGCATGCCGCATGCAGCCATCACGCGCCCCTGCTCGATCGATATGTAGAGTTCCTCTGCGAAGGCCTTCTCGTCGGCGGACACGTAGCGAGCGAACAGTTCCGCCGCGATCTCGGAGCGCAAGGCGTCCGGCAGCGCATGCTGGAGCAGGCGCTTCACATAGATCACCTCG
This portion of the Mesorhizobium shangrilense genome encodes:
- a CDS encoding Gfo/Idh/MocA family protein, with the protein product MTRLGFIGAGPIAAQHATAFAAIDGVRLGVCASRSLENAERFRAEHGFAEARTIADFLAKPDVDAIVVVVPAIHMAEVSLLAARTGLPLLMEKPVGMSLEETRNAAALITQPNMVALNRRHYEVIAEGKRLLDEAGGARFVEVHMPEDIKALAGRYGEETLKAWHFGNSVHLIDLFRFFAGEANSVQTNNSVANWWDRSYSGLVDFASGARGLYNAQWYAPGPWRVTAYADNLCIVYAPIEEALVIRSPGRQRSEIRASGPDTRFKPGFFGQALAFVETVRTGMVPAGSADLADYLKSVELIDRLTAG
- a CDS encoding polysaccharide deacetylase family protein, with the protein product MDVRSRVADPVTVVMYHYVRPLVRSRYPDIKGLEAELFREQIRYLKANYTIVSMGDFLSARDAGEALPPRACLLTFDDGYSDHYAYAFPIMMDEGVTGAFYAPRSVVLARQVLEVNKTHFILASEPDKAKLETELDRLVEGARDRFDLPTTDALKAEFRQANRFDPAEVIYVKRLLQHALPDALRSEIAAELFARYVSADEKAFAEELYISIEQGRVMAACGMHFGGHGDRHLWHSRLDEAGQRAEIDGADELLDLIGVPSAGRTYCYPYGDYNETTLALLEERGYRAAFTAKVGLADRASEAPYRLSRLDTNDLPKQADAEPNGWTRLAAGAHPQAIAGKI